One Mycoplasmoides pneumoniae FH genomic region harbors:
- a CDS encoding DUF31 family protein, translated as MLVAFKRFGFIFSIGGLAFLSACAAFKPDKFEGFYVNNIPSSAEIHRTNYDLSFALTFTNKFNGKNNQTEFIATYGTGWLIDWKEGGQKNGKNEPFRAYIATNLHVADGLKNKKDYEPYNKETDNKEETTAFRIGKYTNAKDFVLPSKVNLANNAQVFVNVQTTVIPKTAFTARDFVNYKLSADEVTKQKKQLQELIEKAQKGEVQEGQQTDTQAIQWQKKNDSNVQIAKSQSDSKDKGSQDKSQSGEGFAYADFAVLELPLFLENQNDKKVFDHFIEPAMRTYKLLGDSLNLFAKQSLDELKGNHYYLAGYPYLKNKVRSLFINQTDKTKKEDDQIVQHSNIDKPFDIRPSLMKPTLIRNKGDDFNDSTLAWDYDHSKIFQLSQTFQNQYYQQYGKGLVLTNAGFEVGASGSLVLNDKKQIAGIYFGTTYSDVDAWGVAQLLRWKAMGNQTGENSAVAYDLIFGNKDTTKYYAQFAKKNSTHFYKQIEQAKDQSLKYVQSDKTTDVKNS; from the coding sequence ATGTTGGTTGCTTTTAAACGTTTCGGTTTCATTTTTAGCATAGGTGGCTTGGCCTTTTTAAGTGCTTGTGCTGCTTTTAAGCCTGATAAATTTGAAGGGTTTTACGTTAATAATATTCCCAGTAGTGCAGAAATACACCGCACTAACTATGATCTTAGTTTTGCCTTAACTTTTACTAACAAGTTTAACGGTAAAAATAATCAAACAGAATTCATTGCTACCTATGGTACTGGTTGGTTAATTGACTGAAAAGAAGGTGGACAAAAAAATGGTAAAAATGAACCATTCCGTGCTTATATAGCAACCAACCTCCACGTAGCTGATGGCTTAAAAAATAAGAAAGACTATGAGCCATACAATAAAGAAACAGATAACAAAGAAGAAACCACTGCCTTTCGCATAGGTAAATACACGAATGCAAAGGACTTTGTGTTGCCAAGTAAAGTCAATTTAGCGAACAATGCCCAAGTCTTTGTCAATGTGCAAACAACGGTAATTCCCAAAACTGCTTTTACTGCTAGAGATTTTGTGAATTACAAATTGTCAGCAGATGAAGTAACAAAACAAAAGAAGCAATTACAAGAACTTATCGAAAAAGCACAAAAAGGAGAAGTACAAGAAGGACAACAAACTGACACGCAAGCAATTCAATGACAAAAGAAAAATGATAGTAATGTTCAAATTGCCAAATCACAAAGTGATAGTAAAGATAAAGGCAGTCAAGATAAATCACAATCGGGCGAAGGTTTTGCCTATGCCGATTTTGCAGTTTTAGAACTGCCCTTATTTTTGGAGAATCAAAATGATAAAAAGGTTTTTGATCACTTCATCGAGCCTGCCATGAGAACTTATAAGCTTTTAGGTGATAGCTTAAATCTATTCGCTAAACAATCACTAGATGAACTGAAAGGTAACCATTATTATTTGGCAGGTTATCCTTATCTAAAAAATAAGGTTAGATCTTTGTTTATTAACCAAACAGATAAAACCAAAAAAGAAGACGACCAAATAGTACAGCACAGTAACATCGACAAACCGTTTGATATTCGTCCTTCTTTGATGAAACCAACCTTAATTCGCAATAAAGGCGATGATTTTAATGACAGTACATTGGCATGAGATTATGACCACAGCAAGATCTTTCAGTTAAGTCAAACTTTCCAAAACCAGTATTACCAACAATATGGTAAAGGATTAGTTTTAACTAACGCCGGTTTTGAAGTGGGCGCTTCTGGTTCTTTAGTGCTCAATGACAAGAAACAGATTGCCGGCATTTACTTTGGTACAACTTATTCGGACGTTGATGCTTGGGGAGTAGCCCAATTGTTGCGTTGAAAAGCAATGGGCAATCAAACTGGTGAAAACTCAGCTGTGGCTTACGACTTAATTTTTGGTAATAAGGACACCACCAAGTACTACGCCCAATTTGCTAAGAAAAACAGTACCCATTTTTACAAGCAAATTGAACAAGCAAAGGATCAAAGTTTGAAATACGTACAAAGTGATAAGACAACGGATGTTAAAAACTCTTAA
- a CDS encoding DUF31 family protein, protein MALAFKRFGFLASIASLTLLNACATVQLPNQFEGFYINNIPNSTEIHRANYDLVFSLDFTNRYNLENKTKDFAIYGSGWLIDWKKPDKNKKNDPFRVYLATNLHLGDNLQTLGNYSPYNKLDPEYGVTKAFRLAKYTSVKDFVLPSQLGLPNDAKAFVTAQPTVLPKTAFTSRDFVDYSLPKDQVDKKEELTDLHWVRGTKSNTTDSLSYADFSVLEMPLFLDKTTDRKIFNHFIQPAINTYKQLGDSLNIFANPTLDQLKQNRYYVLGYPNLRNSVRTLLVNQTKASIAAAKTIPQQTTQESKTEKPFVVGKSTVKPTLIRNKGDKFNGSTVAWRYDHVAGFQFGQNFQGRHYQQYGKGIVLNHAGFTGGVSGTVVLNDLKKIAGIYFATHFTANGDWGVIQLLRWNAKNSSDETRSVAYDLIFGNSNTKHFYAQFAKQQKTHLYEQITKTRDPQFRFVEKAKKN, encoded by the coding sequence ATGGCATTGGCCTTCAAGCGTTTTGGTTTTCTAGCTAGCATAGCCTCTTTAACTCTTTTAAACGCTTGTGCAACAGTTCAATTACCTAATCAATTTGAAGGGTTTTACATCAATAATATTCCCAATAGTACGGAAATCCACCGTGCTAATTACGATTTAGTTTTTTCCTTGGACTTTACTAATAGATATAACCTTGAAAACAAAACTAAAGATTTTGCAATTTATGGCAGTGGTTGATTAATTGATTGAAAGAAGCCAGACAAAAATAAAAAGAACGATCCCTTCCGTGTTTATCTAGCAACTAACTTGCACTTAGGTGATAATCTTCAAACTTTAGGTAACTATTCACCTTACAATAAATTAGATCCTGAATATGGTGTTACCAAAGCTTTTAGACTTGCTAAATACACAAGTGTCAAAGATTTTGTTTTACCTAGTCAATTAGGCTTACCTAATGACGCCAAAGCTTTTGTAACTGCGCAACCAACGGTGCTACCCAAAACAGCTTTTACTTCCAGGGATTTTGTCGATTACAGTTTGCCCAAAGATCAAGTAGATAAAAAAGAAGAATTAACAGATTTACATTGAGTAAGAGGGACTAAGTCTAATACAACAGATAGCCTTTCTTATGCTGACTTTTCGGTATTAGAAATGCCACTTTTTCTTGATAAAACCACTGATCGCAAAATCTTTAATCACTTTATTCAACCGGCCATTAATACTTATAAACAGTTAGGTGATAGTTTAAACATCTTTGCCAATCCAACCTTAGACCAGTTAAAGCAAAACCGCTATTATGTACTTGGTTATCCCAATTTAAGAAATAGTGTTAGAACTTTACTGGTAAACCAAACTAAAGCAAGCATAGCAGCAGCTAAAACAATACCTCAGCAAACAACGCAGGAAAGTAAAACTGAAAAACCCTTTGTTGTGGGTAAGAGTACGGTTAAACCTACCTTAATTAGAAATAAGGGCGATAAGTTTAATGGTAGCACAGTTGCTTGACGTTATGATCATGTGGCTGGTTTTCAATTTGGCCAAAATTTTCAAGGACGTCATTATCAACAATATGGCAAGGGAATTGTTTTAAACCATGCTGGTTTTACTGGTGGAGTTTCTGGTACCGTTGTTTTAAATGATCTGAAAAAAATTGCTGGCATTTACTTTGCTACCCATTTCACTGCCAATGGTGATTGGGGGGTAATCCAATTATTGCGTTGAAATGCCAAAAACAGTAGTGATGAGACTCGTAGTGTGGCTTACGATTTAATCTTTGGTAACAGTAACACAAAACACTTTTATGCTCAGTTTGCCAAACAACAAAAGACCCATTTGTACGAGCAAATTACTAAAACCCGCGACCCGCAATTCCGTTTTGTGGAGAAAGCTAAAAAGAATTAG
- a CDS encoding DUF31 family putative serine protease, translating to MPITKATPLFLRYRLKGFVFLTLLLVQGVFTACAPAVPVNNKSVSAVQPEDKQALKPDPALGEYTSDLKFNTNFIPKKDDPFRPFYDLSFTLQFQDPYTATYGTGWLIDWKDNNQPNKFTAYIATNLHVADNLRNVNDYEFFNQFDYFDDPTESFTLGKFVDGNEIKQIVPDAMHEPSLVRIETSKLPKTAYTATLFINDLGEYRLPAADFAVLESI from the coding sequence TTGCCTATTACTAAAGCAACCCCGCTTTTTCTTAGATATAGGTTAAAAGGTTTTGTCTTTTTAACACTTTTACTAGTTCAAGGAGTTTTTACTGCTTGTGCACCGGCTGTGCCTGTAAACAACAAAAGTGTTAGTGCAGTTCAACCAGAAGACAAGCAAGCATTAAAACCAGACCCTGCTTTAGGTGAATACACCTCTGACTTAAAGTTCAATACTAACTTCATTCCAAAAAAGGATGATCCCTTTCGTCCCTTTTATGATCTAAGTTTTACGCTCCAGTTTCAAGATCCATATACAGCTACTTACGGTACTGGTTGGCTCATTGATTGAAAGGATAATAATCAGCCCAATAAATTCACTGCTTACATAGCTACTAACTTACATGTAGCTGATAATTTAAGAAATGTGAATGATTATGAGTTTTTCAATCAATTTGATTACTTTGACGATCCAACTGAATCTTTCACTTTAGGTAAGTTCGTTGATGGTAATGAAATAAAGCAAATAGTTCCTGATGCTATGCATGAACCTAGCTTAGTGCGGATTGAAACTTCAAAATTGCCAAAAACTGCTTACACGGCAACACTTTTTATTAATGATTTGGGGGAATATAGATTACCTGCCGCTGACTTTGCTGTATTGGAATCAATCTAG
- a CDS encoding DUF31 family protein, translating to MLVVFKRLGFIVSIFSLTFLSACAAFDKWQEFYINNIPSSTEIHRFNYDLNFSLTFTNRITSNGEAKFSVTYGTGWLIDWKEPDKKKENDPFRAYLATNLQVAASLINPQDYEPYKNKDDAGWTTTFRLGKYTKVSDFVSPNQFGLPNAAQALVNVQTSVIPKTAFAARDFVDYSFPQEQKDKEKRKQQWVKNSHTKNSDVQPFAEFAILEIPLFSKSKVDRKIFNHFIQPAIRTYKQLGDSLNIFANPTLDQLKQNRYYVLGYPFLKNKVSSLFLNQTGKKKGIFRRKYTNIPWKTSYYLN from the coding sequence ATGTTGGTTGTTTTCAAGCGTCTTGGTTTTATTGTTAGCATATTCTCTTTAACTTTTTTAAGTGCTTGTGCAGCCTTTGATAAGTGGCAAGAGTTTTACATTAACAATATCCCTAGTAGTACGGAAATCCACCGATTCAACTATGACTTAAACTTCTCGCTTACTTTTACTAATAGAATCACTAGCAACGGTGAAGCTAAATTTAGTGTCACATATGGTACTGGTTGATTAATTGATTGAAAGGAACCTGATAAAAAGAAAGAGAATGATCCCTTTCGTGCTTATTTAGCAACTAACTTACAAGTAGCAGCATCATTAATAAATCCGCAAGATTATGAACCTTATAAAAATAAAGATGATGCTGGTTGAACTACTACCTTTAGGTTAGGTAAATACACTAAGGTTAGTGATTTTGTTTCACCCAATCAATTTGGTTTACCCAATGCTGCGCAAGCTCTTGTCAATGTGCAAACAAGTGTAATTCCCAAAACCGCTTTTGCTGCTAGGGACTTTGTGGATTACAGTTTTCCTCAAGAACAAAAAGATAAAGAAAAGAGAAAACAACAATGGGTGAAAAACAGTCATACTAAGAATTCTGATGTCCAGCCTTTTGCTGAGTTTGCAATTTTAGAAATTCCCTTATTTTCGAAAAGTAAAGTAGATCGCAAAATCTTTAATCACTTTATTCAACCAGCCATACGCACTTATAAACAGTTAGGTGATAGCCTTAACATTTTTGCTAACCCCACACTGGATCAATTAAAACAAAATCGCTATTATGTGTTAGGTTATCCTTTTTTAAAAAATAAAGTGTCATCACTATTTCTTAACCAAACGGGAAAAAAGAAAGGAATATTTAGGCGAAAATACACAAATATCCCATGAAAAACCAGCTATTATCTCAACTAA
- a CDS encoding DUF31 family protein, whose product MVIALKRFSFLASIATLTVLNACATISLSDKSGEFYINNIPSSAELHRINYDLTFSLGFTNRIQTKKKNEVNFVAFYGTGWLIDWKEGNQYQPFRVYLATNVHVAAGLKNEADYLPYSQPDAELGWTVDFRLGKYTNVKDFVSPNEIGLPNGAQAFVSAQTSTIPKTAFTAHDFVDYTLPQEQKGKEQKEQQWMKNSQTKDTDVHPYADFAVLEILLFPDSSTDRKIFNHFIQPAIRAYKQLGDSLNIFANQTLDQPKHNRYYLLGYPFLRERGQSLFVSQTGEEKEILGQKAQVPNEDPIVSLRVPSKPTLSRNKGDDFNGSSWAWNYDHTKNFAFNRKFLGKDYQIYGKGIGINRSDLGGGASGSLVLNDKKQIAGIYFGASSSGPNEWGLAQLLRWRTRSGLNEEAVSVVYDLIFGNPNTRKYYAQFAKKNNTHLYKQIVKSRSAEFRFVENSNN is encoded by the coding sequence ATGGTAATTGCCTTAAAGCGGTTTAGTTTTCTAGCTAGCATAGCTACATTAACTGTGCTCAACGCTTGTGCAACAATTTCACTATCTGATAAATCTGGTGAGTTTTACATTAACAATATTCCTAGTAGTGCTGAATTACACCGGATTAACTATGACTTGACCTTCTCTTTAGGTTTTACCAACAGAATTCAGACTAAAAAGAAGAATGAAGTAAACTTCGTTGCCTTTTATGGTACTGGTTGGTTGATTGACTGAAAGGAGGGGAATCAATACCAACCATTCCGGGTTTATTTAGCGACTAATGTTCATGTAGCTGCAGGGTTAAAGAATGAGGCAGACTATTTACCTTACAGTCAACCTGATGCAGAATTGGGTTGAACGGTGGATTTTAGACTGGGCAAATATACTAACGTGAAAGACTTTGTGTCACCAAACGAAATAGGATTACCTAATGGTGCACAAGCCTTTGTATCAGCGCAGACAAGCACAATTCCCAAAACGGCTTTCACTGCGCACGATTTTGTGGATTACACCTTGCCCCAAGAACAAAAAGGTAAAGAACAAAAGGAGCAGCAGTGGATGAAGAACAGTCAAACTAAGGATACTGATGTTCATCCCTATGCTGATTTTGCAGTCTTAGAAATCCTTTTGTTTCCTGACAGTTCTACTGATCGCAAAATTTTTAATCACTTTATCCAACCTGCCATTAGAGCCTATAAACAATTAGGTGATAGCTTAAATATCTTTGCTAATCAAACCCTAGATCAACCTAAACATAACCGTTATTACTTGTTGGGTTATCCTTTTTTAAGAGAAAGGGGTCAATCTTTATTTGTAAGTCAAACAGGTGAAGAAAAGGAGATTTTGGGTCAAAAGGCACAAGTGCCCAATGAAGACCCCATCGTTTCTTTAAGAGTCCCATCTAAACCTACTTTATCTAGAAATAAGGGTGATGACTTTAATGGTAGTTCTTGAGCTTGAAACTATGATCACACCAAGAACTTTGCCTTTAATCGCAAATTTTTGGGTAAAGATTACCAAATCTATGGCAAAGGCATAGGGATTAATCGTAGTGATTTGGGTGGTGGCGCTTCTGGATCTTTAGTTTTAAACGATAAAAAGCAGATTGCCGGTATTTATTTTGGTGCCAGTAGTTCTGGGCCAAATGAGTGAGGTCTAGCACAGTTATTACGTTGACGAACGCGTAGTGGTCTTAATGAAGAGGCAGTTAGTGTGGTGTATGATCTCATCTTTGGCAATCCAAACACGAGAAAATATTACGCCCAGTTTGCAAAGAAAAATAACACCCACTTGTACAAACAAATTGTTAAAAGTAGGAGCGCTGAGTTCCGTTTTGTGGAAAACTCCAATAACTAA
- a CDS encoding DUF31 family putative serine protease encodes MGYPTLWTDDAKLFEWTKTEQRFNHDDFYGSMPTLTKNLRQGQPVAGSKVHTYYSNGFLNEYSLNQGIVDFGTFKSAITDYHGYEYKNHGYGLALTDTDLLGGSSGSLVFNQDKKISSIYSAATESDSVGYAQLLPVPKDVNGVSLVKYSYDLILWW; translated from the coding sequence TTGGGTTATCCAACTTTATGGACTGATGATGCTAAGTTGTTTGAGTGAACCAAAACAGAACAACGTTTTAACCATGATGACTTTTATGGTTCTATGCCAACACTTACCAAAAACTTAAGGCAAGGTCAACCAGTTGCTGGTAGTAAAGTGCACACATATTACAGTAACGGCTTCCTTAATGAATATTCCTTAAATCAAGGAATTGTTGATTTTGGTACTTTTAAAAGTGCTATCACTGATTATCATGGATATGAATATAAAAACCACGGCTATGGCTTAGCTCTAACTGATACTGATTTACTAGGTGGATCGAGTGGCAGTTTAGTGTTTAACCAAGACAAAAAGATTAGCAGTATTTATTCAGCTGCTACTGAATCAGATAGTGTTGGCTATGCCCAGCTATTGCCTGTTCCTAAAGATGTTAATGGGGTAAGTTTAGTTAAATACAGTTACGACCTTATACTTTGGTGATAG
- a CDS encoding DUF31 family protein, whose product MTWLKTNYGTGWLIDWKEGEKQGGKTEPFRAYLATNLHVLASLKNPKDYSPYNQPDPALGWTISFRLGKYTDVKQFVLPSKLGLPNFEQAFVFTQLAVIPKTAFLARDFFDYTLPKDAKAWKQGNQSDKTVTHPYADFAVLELPLFLDNPTDRNIFDHLIQPAIRTYKQLGDSLNIFVDNPINQLKNHSYYLLGYPNLQSKVKTLLINQTGKKQIKPEQILQQTNQNRFLLYSGRGTPNLISTKGATFNQSEFAWNYEHSKSFKFKHQYTYKQYQAYGKGLAVVHADFSGGVSGALVLNDQKQIVGIYFATTRSSKQAWGLA is encoded by the coding sequence ATAACCTGGTTAAAGACTAATTATGGTACGGGTTGGTTAATTGACTGAAAAGAGGGTGAAAAGCAAGGTGGTAAAACAGAACCCTTCCGCGCTTACTTAGCGACTAACCTACACGTATTAGCATCACTAAAGAATCCGAAAGACTATTCGCCTTACAACCAACCCGATCCTGCTTTAGGTTGAACAATTTCCTTTCGTTTGGGCAAATACACCGATGTAAAGCAGTTTGTATTACCAAGCAAATTAGGTTTACCCAATTTTGAGCAAGCCTTTGTCTTTACCCAACTTGCTGTAATTCCCAAAACGGCTTTTTTAGCGAGAGACTTTTTCGATTACACCTTGCCTAAAGATGCTAAAGCATGAAAGCAAGGCAATCAATCTGATAAAACAGTTACCCATCCCTATGCTGATTTTGCAGTTTTAGAACTACCACTGTTTTTGGATAATCCCACTGATCGCAACATTTTTGATCATTTGATCCAACCAGCCATACGCACTTATAAACAGTTAGGTGATAGTTTAAACATCTTTGTTGATAACCCAATTAATCAGCTCAAGAACCACAGCTATTATCTATTGGGTTATCCCAACTTACAGAGCAAGGTGAAAACCTTACTAATTAACCAAACTGGTAAAAAACAAATAAAACCCGAACAGATCCTGCAACAAACTAACCAAAACCGCTTTTTATTGTATTCAGGACGTGGTACACCCAACTTAATTAGCACTAAAGGTGCAACTTTCAATCAAAGTGAATTTGCTTGAAACTATGAGCACAGTAAGAGCTTTAAGTTTAAGCACCAGTATACTTACAAACAATACCAAGCATACGGTAAGGGTTTGGCAGTTGTGCATGCTGATTTTAGTGGTGGTGTGTCAGGTGCATTAGTCTTAAATGACCAAAAGCAAATTGTGGGAATCTACTTTGCTACTACCCGTTCTTCTAAACAGGCTTGGGGTTTAGCGTAA
- a CDS encoding DUF31 family protein — translation MRLQFKLLGFLTLLGTSTILSACAATQPNFEPNNIEESGPITPTTPTTDVPKPTAEVVPVNRGFHFQTNKVPSESDVFKHNYDLTFSLNFTNKSNDIYGTGWLFDWKGDEKALGIDGSFVPSITSNIDNSLLKDDQFTVYLATNLHVADALRNDQDYEPYKKDQNKQDFTENTKTEFFSLGKYLEGEQLKQYISKEENQSANQTDKALVSIQASNIPKTAYTATDFVDMNSYSYNNITTSLPGNYADFAVIEVNLNLKNQRDQQILHDFVKPAIKAYKALGDTLELFSAKPLNQFIEQNYYLLGYPVINKGNNTANLLLAQQKSFDHNNSDHNQKSQWFTKDQSYINKLDRIPVLTNNYRAYNESTGSQLFANQQNESWLNGVVIQDKGVVNFASFSNFTLKYHEKRFQQYGYGLMLNDTNFPGGSSGSPLIGKDNKLNSIYFGVLEIYQSGSLARNDIGMSQILRTPQNDKGSSISKGSYDLIFGDKNTKNYYAKFAKDHQTHLYQKIKESKDEQFRFVEAQETTNNLGN, via the coding sequence ATGAGACTGCAATTCAAGTTATTGGGTTTCTTAACACTGCTGGGTACCAGCACTATTCTTAGTGCCTGTGCTGCAACCCAGCCAAACTTTGAACCCAATAACATTGAAGAAAGTGGTCCCATTACACCTACCACACCTACAACTGATGTACCTAAACCAACCGCAGAGGTAGTGCCTGTTAACCGTGGCTTTCACTTCCAAACCAATAAGGTACCTAGTGAAAGTGATGTTTTTAAGCATAACTATGATCTAACTTTTTCGTTGAACTTTACCAATAAGTCTAACGATATCTATGGCACCGGCTGGTTATTTGACTGGAAGGGTGATGAAAAGGCATTAGGTATTGATGGCAGTTTTGTCCCTAGCATTACAAGCAACATTGATAACTCCCTTCTAAAGGATGATCAATTCACCGTTTATTTAGCCACTAACTTACACGTAGCTGATGCTTTAAGGAATGATCAGGATTACGAACCCTACAAAAAAGATCAGAACAAGCAAGATTTTACTGAGAATACTAAAACTGAATTCTTTTCTTTGGGTAAATACTTAGAAGGTGAGCAGTTAAAGCAGTACATTTCTAAAGAAGAAAATCAATCAGCCAATCAAACTGATAAAGCCTTGGTTTCGATTCAGGCCTCCAATATTCCCAAAACGGCTTACACTGCTACTGACTTTGTTGATATGAATAGTTACAGTTATAACAACATCACAACAAGTCTTCCTGGCAACTATGCTGACTTTGCCGTGATTGAAGTTAACCTAAACCTTAAAAATCAACGCGATCAGCAAATTCTTCATGACTTTGTCAAACCAGCAATTAAGGCTTACAAGGCTTTAGGTGATACTTTGGAACTGTTTAGTGCCAAACCACTCAACCAGTTCATCGAACAAAACTACTACTTGTTAGGTTATCCAGTGATTAATAAAGGAAACAATACCGCTAACCTTTTATTAGCGCAACAAAAGAGCTTTGATCACAACAATTCGGATCATAACCAAAAGAGCCAGTGATTTACAAAAGATCAAAGCTATATTAATAAGTTAGACAGGATTCCCGTCCTAACTAACAATTACCGTGCTTACAATGAAAGCACTGGTAGTCAACTCTTTGCCAACCAACAAAACGAGTCCTGGCTTAATGGGGTAGTGATCCAAGACAAAGGTGTGGTGAACTTTGCTTCCTTTAGCAACTTTACCTTGAAGTACCACGAAAAGCGGTTCCAACAATACGGCTATGGCTTAATGTTGAATGACACTAATTTTCCGGGTGGCTCTTCGGGTAGTCCTTTAATTGGTAAAGACAATAAATTGAACAGCATTTACTTTGGGGTGTTGGAAATTTACCAATCTGGTAGTCTTGCACGCAATGACATTGGGATGAGCCAAATCTTACGTACTCCACAGAACGATAAAGGTTCAAGTATTTCTAAGGGTAGCTATGACTTGATCTTTGGCGATAAGAACACCAAGAATTATTACGCTAAGTTTGCTAAAGATCATCAAACTCATTTGTATCAGAAGATTAAAGAAAGCAAAGACGAACAATTCCGCTTTGTGGAAGCACAAGAGACAACTAATAATTTAGGCAATTAA
- a CDS encoding DUF31 family putative serine protease, whose amino-acid sequence MDKTTQILHEKPFVVLTDPAKPTLIRNKGANFTGNTWTSNYDLSKKSGLYHEFLGKKYQIYGKSIVISDLNLSSGSSGSLLLNDRKQIVGIYFGVDGPKDELGFSQLLRWQAKNNDEEKDSVAYDLIFGNKNTTKYYAQFAKEHKTHLYEQIDRSNDQQFTFVKNQKC is encoded by the coding sequence ATGGACAAAACTACCCAAATACTTCATGAAAAACCATTTGTTGTTTTAACCGATCCAGCTAAGCCTACTTTAATTAGGAATAAAGGCGCTAATTTTACTGGCAACACTTGAACTTCAAACTATGATCTCAGCAAGAAATCGGGGCTTTATCATGAATTTTTAGGTAAGAAATACCAAATCTATGGCAAAAGTATAGTCATTAGTGACCTTAATTTAAGCAGTGGCTCTTCTGGTTCTTTGCTGTTAAATGATAGGAAGCAGATTGTTGGTATTTATTTTGGTGTTGATGGCCCTAAAGACGAATTAGGCTTCTCACAGTTATTACGTTGACAAGCGAAAAATAATGATGAAGAAAAAGACAGTGTTGCTTACGATTTAATATTTGGCAATAAAAATACCACAAAATACTATGCTCAGTTTGCTAAAGAACATAAAACCCATTTATACGAACAAATTGATAGAAGCAATGATCAACAATTTACCTTCGTCAAAAACCAAAAGTGTTAA
- a CDS encoding DUF31 family putative serine protease, with product MKCHHYFLTKREKRKEYLGENTQISHEKPAIISTNQVKPTLIRNKGDNFTGSPWALNYDLSQKFKVYLEFSGKKYRIYGQSIGISHLDLGGGSSGSLLLNDKKQIAGIYFGVDGANNELGLAQLLRWKPETYHNDEARSVAYDLIFGNKNTTKYYAQFAKEHKTHLYEQIKQINNDEFRFVEKTKRHNLG from the coding sequence ATAAAGTGTCATCACTATTTCTTAACCAAACGGGAAAAAAGAAAGGAATATTTAGGCGAAAATACACAAATATCCCATGAAAAACCAGCTATTATCTCAACTAATCAAGTTAAACCCACTTTAATTAGGAATAAAGGCGATAATTTTACTGGTAGTCCCTGAGCTTTGAACTATGATCTCTCCCAGAAATTTAAGGTTTATCTTGAGTTTTCGGGCAAAAAGTACCGAATCTATGGCCAAAGTATAGGCATTAGTCATCTTGATTTAGGCGGTGGATCTTCTGGTTCTTTGTTGTTAAATGATAAGAAACAAATCGCTGGCATTTACTTTGGCGTTGATGGTGCTAACAATGAATTAGGCTTAGCACAGTTATTACGCTGAAAACCAGAAACTTATCACAATGATGAAGCTAGAAGTGTGGCTTATGATTTAATCTTTGGTAATAAAAATACCACAAAATACTATGCTCAGTTTGCCAAAGAACACAAAACCCATTTATACGAGCAAATTAAGCAAATTAACAATGATGAATTCCGCTTTGTCGAAAAGACTAAAAGGCATAACTTGGGGTAA